From Podospora bellae-mahoneyi strain CBS 112042 chromosome 5, whole genome shotgun sequence:
GACAGGCGGGAGATATAATTGCCACATCCCTTCTTCGTGTTGTGGAATCATTTTACCTGTTTATACATACACGTAGCAGAAGGGCGTCCCACTGACAGTGTTCATGCtgtccttgatcttgatggcCGGCTGGTGGGGCAAGACATCAATAAAGTCCTCCACTGTGACGTTGGGACTGGGAGGGAAGTTGCCCCAGGTGCCCGTGCCAAAGACATCCTTGCGATTATTGAAGTCGAGATTCTGCCAGATCCAATAGATTCGATCCAACTGATTGTGATGGAACCAAAAGGCCGGATCATAGGGTGAGATGATTGGATCACGAGTGATGCCGCCGACGCCCCAGTGGCCACCTCCGTGAATGCCGATGGGCTTTTCCGTTGTCACTCTGGGTTCGCCCTCCTTTTTGTCTTGTCAGCAACTTCAATCGCCGGGTTTCCCGAAAGGACAAGGCAGACTTACCAAGAACCCTTGGAACTCCCGTATGTTGTCATAACCGAGGATAAGCTCAGTGCTGTTGCGGAAAGTAGACCACCTTTGGAGAGGGTTCGTGTTCAAGTCTCTGTCCAAGCACCTAGGATTATTGCCGTAGACCGTCTCGTTGGTCCAAGGCGTCCCATCGAGAGGGAAAGGCCCGAGCCTGACCACCGTGTCATTGAACGGACCCCTCTCGACGCATCCGCCGCCAGTGCCGGGAGGGAACACAACCCGAATGGGTTCGGGATCGGGCCCGCCAATGATGTCCAGAATGAAGTCTGGCCTTCCGGGAACAAACACTCCGTCGCCGCCAATGGAAGTATCGGAGCCGTCGAAAAGGGGGCTGCCTCTCATGTTGTTCACATCCAGGCCCCACTCCCAGTAGGGTAGCCCTTGGGTCCACCCGCACTCTGTCTCGAGGAAGGTCTCGTAGGTGAAGAGAAAGTAGCGATGCCAAACCAAAAAGGTGGCACTCATGTGAACGAAG
This genomic window contains:
- a CDS encoding hypothetical protein (COG:E; antiSMASH:Cluster_8; EggNog:ENOG503PASM), which codes for MQLLSTLLFAAGLATATPLNIPNYAQAAIDSGLALKGLNALATLSALTRTGGTCTPTKIKYRREWRTLSKADRRKFVAAVKCLQGKPSVLPKDGTVPGAITLWDDLAYAHAWRTFFVHMSATFLVWHRYFLFTYETFLETECGWTQGLPYWEWGLDVNNMRGSPLFDGSDTSIGGDGVFVPGRPDFILDIIGGPDPEPIRVVFPPGTGGGCVERGPFNDTVVRLGPFPLDGTPWTNETVYGNNPRCLDRDLNTNPLQRWSTFRNSTELILGYDNIREFQGFLEGEPRVTTEKPIGIHGGGHWGVGGITRDPIISPYDPAFWFHHNQLDRIYWIWQNLDFNNRKDVFGTGTWGNFPPSPNVTVEDFIDVLPHQPAIKIKDSMNTVSGTPFCYVYV